Proteins encoded by one window of Chondromyces crocatus:
- a CDS encoding adenylate kinase has protein sequence MIVILLGPPGSGKGTQARVVCQELGNVPQLATGDMLREAKRAGTLERHYLDVMDAGGLLPDEAVVGLIERRIAEPDCSRGFLLDGFPRSTGQAQALDEMLSKRSLNIDAVVLLDVPRTLLEERVIHRRIDKAGGQIYHLLYNPPPPNVELEHRADDRSEAVKKRLDSYEAITAALLPFYEQRGLLRQIDGVGTPEDVTRRIMVAITDPEYLVQGGKYTGQA, from the coding sequence GGCCCGCCTGGCTCGGGAAAAGGCACGCAAGCACGGGTTGTATGCCAGGAGCTCGGCAATGTCCCGCAGCTTGCCACCGGAGACATGCTTCGGGAGGCCAAGCGGGCGGGCACGCTTGAAAGGCATTATCTCGATGTCATGGATGCCGGAGGCTTGCTTCCTGATGAGGCTGTTGTTGGACTGATTGAACGGCGCATCGCAGAGCCTGATTGTTCGCGTGGGTTTCTGTTGGACGGCTTCCCGAGATCAACCGGTCAAGCTCAGGCCTTGGATGAGATGCTCTCCAAGCGGAGCCTCAATATCGACGCTGTCGTACTTTTGGACGTTCCACGTACTCTTCTCGAGGAACGAGTCATCCACCGTCGAATCGATAAAGCCGGTGGACAAATCTATCATCTTCTGTACAATCCACCGCCCCCCAACGTAGAGTTGGAGCATCGTGCGGACGATCGATCTGAGGCGGTAAAAAAACGACTCGACAGCTACGAAGCGATAACAGCGGCGCTCCTGCCATTCTATGAGCAGAGAGGGCTCCTGCGGCAGATCGATGGCGTTGGAACGCCCGAGGATGTCACGCGGAGAATCATGGTCGCAATCACGGACCCGGAGTACTTGGTGCAGGGTGGGAAATACACGGGTCAAGCATGA
- the infA gene encoding translation initiation factor IF-1 yields MRRSKQNKPPKEPKGDKLEFDGVVQEALPNAMFRVKADNGLGVLATISGRMRQYYIKILPGDRVTVEVSPYDPSRGRITYRHK; encoded by the coding sequence ATGAGGCGCTCCAAGCAAAATAAGCCTCCGAAAGAACCCAAGGGCGACAAGCTCGAGTTTGACGGGGTCGTGCAGGAAGCGCTCCCCAACGCCATGTTCCGTGTCAAGGCGGATAATGGACTTGGTGTATTGGCAACGATAAGTGGACGAATGCGGCAGTACTATATCAAGATTCTGCCGGGTGATCGGGTTACCGTCGAGGTGTCTCCGTACGACCCGAGTCGCGGTCGGATTACTTATCGACACAAGTGA
- the rpmJ gene encoding 50S ribosomal protein L36 produces the protein MKVRPSVKKICDKCKVVRRRGVVRIICENPRHKQRQGN, from the coding sequence GTGAAGGTGCGACCGAGCGTCAAGAAGATCTGCGATAAGTGCAAAGTAGTTCGTCGTCGTGGTGTAGTTCGCATCATCTGCGAGAACCCACGCCACAAGCAGCGGCAGGGGAACTAG
- the rpsM gene encoding 30S ribosomal protein S13 has product MARIAGVDLPRRKHLVFALPYIYGIGNTLAKQICSKAGIAESKRVEELSDAEIKLIRDLLDADYKVEGDLRREVQLNIKRLMDLGCYRGLRHRRGLPVNGQRTHTNARTRKGPRKGMLARRK; this is encoded by the coding sequence ATGGCTCGCATTGCTGGTGTCGATCTCCCCCGACGGAAGCATCTCGTTTTCGCCCTGCCGTACATCTACGGTATCGGTAACACGCTCGCGAAGCAGATCTGCTCGAAAGCAGGCATCGCAGAGAGTAAGCGAGTGGAGGAGCTCTCGGATGCAGAGATCAAGCTCATCCGCGACCTGCTCGATGCCGACTACAAGGTTGAAGGTGATCTGCGGCGTGAAGTTCAGCTGAACATCAAGCGACTGATGGATCTTGGCTGTTACCGGGGGTTGAGGCACCGTCGCGGTCTGCCCGTGAACGGACAGCGGACCCACACCAATGCCCGCACGCGGAAAGGCCCTCGTAAGGGCATGCTCGCGCGGCGTAAGTAG
- the rpsK gene encoding 30S ribosomal protein S11 gives MAQAKTAGKVKQKKKVKKNIAAGIAHIQSTFNNTVVTITDINGNAISWSSAGARGFKGSRKSTPFAAQLAAEEAARRAQEHGMRSVAVFVNGPGAGRESALRALQTAGFKVTLIRDVTPIPHNGCRPPKRRRV, from the coding sequence ATGGCGCAAGCGAAGACCGCGGGAAAAGTCAAACAGAAGAAGAAGGTTAAGAAGAATATTGCGGCTGGGATTGCCCATATTCAGTCTACCTTCAACAACACGGTCGTGACGATCACCGACATCAACGGGAACGCCATCTCTTGGTCCTCGGCAGGTGCACGCGGATTCAAGGGTTCCCGTAAGTCGACGCCTTTTGCGGCACAGCTTGCCGCAGAGGAAGCTGCAAGACGTGCTCAGGAGCACGGAATGCGCTCCGTGGCAGTCTTTGTGAATGGGCCGGGAGCCGGACGTGAGAGTGCTCTTAGAGCGCTTCAGACGGCAGGCTTCAAGGTGACACTCATTCGTGATGTGACTCCGATTCCCCACAATGGTTGCCGCCCGCCCAAGCGACGGCGTGTGTGA
- a CDS encoding DNA-directed RNA polymerase subunit alpha, whose product MSNSNMTMIARNWRDLIRPKGISVDTETTTAFYAKFTCEPLERGFGITIGNSLRRVLLSSLQGAAATAIRIEGALHEFTSVPDVVEDVSDIILNVKEIVFKAAQPKTYSVRIDKEGPGPVYARDIQLVDGLSVLNPDHLIAVLDKKGPLSMELTVNVGRGYVPADRNKTPTMPIGTIPIDALFSPIRKVNYTVQNARVGQVTDYDKLTLEVWTNGSVAPSDAVAFAAKILKEQLSIWINFEESEETSYQSTMTDEEPLNENLFRSVEELELSVRSANCLQNANITLIGELVQRTEQDMLKTKNFGRKSLKEIKEILANMGLSLGMKIDNWPQLLERWKAQQAQA is encoded by the coding sequence ATGAGCAATTCAAATATGACGATGATTGCACGCAACTGGCGTGATTTGATCCGTCCCAAGGGAATCTCAGTCGATACTGAGACGACGACCGCATTTTACGCCAAGTTCACCTGCGAGCCTCTGGAGCGCGGATTCGGAATAACCATCGGGAACTCTCTCCGGCGCGTTCTTCTCTCCTCGCTACAAGGTGCTGCGGCGACGGCCATTCGTATTGAGGGTGCACTGCACGAGTTTACCTCGGTGCCTGATGTCGTCGAGGACGTGAGCGATATCATTCTCAACGTCAAAGAGATTGTTTTCAAGGCCGCCCAGCCCAAGACCTATAGCGTTCGGATCGACAAGGAAGGTCCCGGGCCTGTATACGCTCGCGACATTCAACTGGTCGATGGTTTGAGCGTCCTCAATCCCGACCATCTCATCGCCGTTCTCGATAAGAAGGGCCCGCTGTCGATGGAACTCACAGTGAATGTGGGCCGCGGCTATGTGCCTGCTGATCGGAACAAGACGCCGACGATGCCGATCGGAACCATTCCGATCGACGCTCTCTTCTCCCCCATCCGCAAGGTCAACTACACCGTCCAGAATGCTCGTGTGGGTCAGGTGACTGATTACGACAAACTGACCCTCGAGGTGTGGACGAATGGTTCCGTTGCTCCGTCCGATGCTGTCGCGTTCGCTGCGAAGATCCTCAAGGAGCAGCTTTCGATCTGGATCAACTTCGAGGAGAGTGAGGAGACGAGCTACCAGTCGACGATGACAGATGAGGAGCCTCTGAACGAGAATCTCTTCCGATCTGTTGAGGAGCTAGAGCTCAGTGTGCGATCTGCAAATTGTTTGCAGAATGCAAACATCACACTCATCGGCGAGCTGGTCCAGCGGACAGAGCAAGACATGCTGAAGACGAAGAACTTTGGCCGCAAGTCCTTGAAAGAAATCAAGGAGATCTTGGCCAATATGGGCTTGTCGCTAGGCATGAAGATCGATAACTGGCCGCAGCTCCTGGAGCGCTGGAAGGCGCAGCAGGCGCAGGCTTGA
- the rplQ gene encoding 50S ribosomal protein L17, which yields MRHRKSGRQFGRDTSSRRAMLRNLAANLVTHERIETTEAKAKELRRVAERLITKAVRLGTVAHTPAPSLSPADRARRLHVERLLGSYLPRWGVAADGTKVDIIAKVLVNLSRRFEGRPGGYTRIIKLGPRRGDNAPMTLIEFIDAAALPEGGPSVAESVASPEPASPVGTAG from the coding sequence ATGCGGCATAGAAAATCAGGTAGGCAGTTCGGTAGAGACACGTCGAGCCGGCGAGCGATGCTTCGCAACCTCGCGGCGAACCTCGTCACGCATGAGCGGATTGAGACCACGGAGGCGAAGGCCAAGGAACTCCGTCGTGTCGCAGAGCGTCTGATTACAAAGGCTGTTCGCCTCGGCACCGTCGCTCATACGCCGGCACCATCCCTCAGCCCTGCTGATCGGGCGCGCCGACTTCATGTTGAGCGGCTACTGGGCTCTTACCTCCCTCGGTGGGGGGTGGCGGCTGATGGAACCAAGGTGGACATCATCGCCAAAGTGCTGGTGAATCTTTCGCGTCGTTTCGAGGGTCGTCCCGGTGGATATACCCGGATCATCAAGCTTGGCCCTCGTCGTGGCGATAATGCGCCGATGACGTTGATCGAGTTCATCGACGCAGCAGCTCTCCCCGAAGGGGGCCCGTCCGTCGCTGAGTCTGTTGCTTCACCGGAGCCAGCCAGCCCGGTGGGCACGGCTGGGTAA
- a CDS encoding HEAT repeat domain-containing protein, producing MKQTLACAALLTISVLTKSGWGNDAGNGGVVAPSRSTPALPALRFDPPPEADPNELGELDRILDQLTSPNAQARQSSLPSLESSSLGMIGAVRARVQDIRGSLDRKDAARILGDARSLARKRHQGSSSSRQKKGSEPAADEVTGEWLDFVLADPHPDVASWRDLVKLLGMNRILATIGTTPATRELIAMYAYFGDLLRLDLQRHIGRLRDKAVPGLLEARQHDAVSVQRWARRQLDELGRAIPSEAVSTDDVQVLTDIMRAYGRTRDVDAVRVILSFCNSERERLREAARQAIAAIGEPALWQLRDAYLNMNGTKPPREWSWDQIARELFAAHDRSRLLEVNALIDQGTTSASGRHFSEATKAFDTVLTRAPLLDGRDRMSDAYAEHARTLENDRARLNEALRLMRKSLRLSAHLPPSSDARKASESDAAYLEGLLLLQEGTPDSFPFKRALELNPAHALAKQTLESLSDSPVEPQLQQKRYTYAAVIGLMAILAMTYVAWPRRTKLTPRDASANGAIKKEEAID from the coding sequence ATGAAGCAGACGCTCGCCTGTGCGGCGCTTTTGACGATATCCGTCCTCACCAAGTCAGGGTGGGGCAACGACGCGGGGAATGGCGGCGTAGTCGCTCCCTCACGCTCTACCCCTGCCCTGCCCGCTCTTCGCTTCGACCCGCCACCCGAGGCTGATCCCAATGAACTCGGCGAGCTCGATCGCATTCTCGACCAGCTCACGTCTCCAAACGCTCAAGCGCGGCAGAGCTCACTGCCATCACTTGAGAGTTCGTCATTGGGCATGATCGGAGCCGTCCGAGCGCGGGTTCAGGACATTCGCGGATCGCTCGACCGCAAAGACGCCGCAAGGATACTGGGTGATGCACGCTCGCTTGCACGCAAACGTCACCAGGGTTCGAGCAGTAGCCGCCAAAAGAAGGGCTCCGAGCCGGCTGCTGACGAAGTAACAGGCGAATGGTTGGATTTTGTTCTCGCCGACCCCCATCCCGACGTCGCCTCGTGGCGTGACCTGGTGAAGCTTCTCGGGATGAACCGCATCCTCGCAACCATCGGGACGACGCCCGCCACGCGAGAACTCATCGCCATGTATGCCTATTTCGGGGATCTTTTGCGGCTCGATCTGCAGCGACACATTGGTCGTTTGCGCGACAAAGCAGTGCCGGGATTGCTCGAAGCACGGCAGCACGACGCCGTGAGCGTTCAACGCTGGGCACGACGTCAGCTTGATGAGCTGGGTCGTGCCATTCCGAGTGAGGCCGTGTCGACTGACGATGTTCAGGTTCTGACGGACATCATGCGCGCGTACGGACGTACTCGAGACGTGGACGCCGTTCGAGTCATCTTGAGCTTCTGCAACAGCGAAAGAGAGCGCTTGCGTGAAGCCGCACGCCAGGCGATAGCCGCAATTGGCGAACCTGCCCTTTGGCAATTGCGAGATGCCTATCTGAACATGAATGGCACAAAGCCCCCGCGTGAATGGTCCTGGGACCAAATTGCCCGAGAGTTGTTCGCCGCACACGATCGAAGTCGGCTTCTCGAGGTCAATGCCCTCATAGACCAGGGTACGACCTCCGCCAGTGGACGACATTTCTCAGAGGCAACCAAAGCTTTCGACACGGTGCTCACAAGAGCTCCATTGCTCGACGGACGTGACCGTATGAGCGATGCCTACGCTGAGCACGCGCGAACTCTCGAAAACGACCGAGCACGACTGAATGAAGCCCTGAGATTGATGCGCAAATCCCTCAGGCTTTCAGCGCATCTGCCTCCCTCATCGGATGCTCGGAAAGCCTCAGAATCAGACGCTGCTTATCTGGAAGGTCTACTTCTCCTACAAGAAGGTACGCCCGACAGCTTCCCGTTCAAACGAGCACTCGAGCTGAACCCAGCTCACGCGCTAGCCAAGCAAACGCTAGAATCTCTGAGCGACTCGCCCGTAGAACCGCAGCTGCAGCAGAAGCGGTACACGTATGCCGCGGTGATCGGTCTGATGGCGATTCTGGCAATGACCTATGTTGCCTGGCCGAGAAGAACTAAGCTCACACCTCGTGATGCATCCGCAAACGGCGCCATCAAAAAAGAAGAGGCCATCGATTGA
- a CDS encoding acylphosphatase has protein sequence MGLKQVQIFVRGRVQGVFFRASTQRESRRLGLSGWVRNRPDGGVEILAEGEEDQLKELASWAHRGPSAARVERVDVRWRSFSGDYFDFRIVE, from the coding sequence ATGGGGCTCAAGCAGGTCCAAATTTTCGTCCGTGGTCGGGTACAGGGCGTCTTCTTTCGCGCTTCAACACAGAGAGAAAGCAGACGACTTGGCCTCAGTGGGTGGGTCAGAAACCGACCAGACGGCGGTGTAGAGATCCTCGCAGAGGGCGAGGAAGATCAACTGAAGGAGCTCGCAAGTTGGGCCCACCGAGGCCCGAGCGCGGCTCGTGTCGAGCGAGTCGATGTTCGCTGGCGCAGTTTTTCGGGCGACTATTTCGATTTTCGCATCGTCGAATGA
- the rho gene encoding transcription termination factor Rho gives MHLKELKQKSMADLVQMAKSLNIEGAAGLRKQEVIFALLQAHAAKDQPVYGEGVLECLPDGFGFLRAPDYNYLPGPDDIYISPSQIRRFNLRTGDSVSGSIRPPKEREAYFALLKVDKINGEAPEVARDKILFDNLTPLYPQQKFELEHGPKSFSTRIIDMLCPIGKGQRCLIVSPPRAGKTVLLQHLANAISSNHPDTTLIVLLIDERPEEVTDMQRTVKGEVISSTFDEPPTRHVQVAEMVIEKAKRLVEHKHDVVILLDSITRLARAYNTVVPPSGKILSGGVDSNALHKPKRFFGAARNVEEGGSLTIIATALVDTGSRMDEVIFEEFKGTGNSEIHLDRKLMEKRIFPCLDINKSATRKEELLLPEWILQRVWLLRQLLHPLNVIDSMEFLLDKVSRTETNQEFLESMNQ, from the coding sequence ATGCACCTCAAGGAACTGAAGCAGAAGTCGATGGCCGATCTGGTGCAGATGGCCAAGTCGCTGAACATCGAAGGCGCTGCCGGTTTGCGCAAGCAGGAGGTGATATTCGCCCTGCTTCAGGCACACGCGGCGAAAGATCAGCCTGTCTATGGTGAAGGTGTTCTGGAGTGCCTTCCAGACGGCTTCGGATTCCTGCGCGCACCTGATTACAACTACCTGCCGGGCCCTGACGACATCTACATCTCGCCATCGCAGATCCGGCGCTTCAATCTCCGCACTGGCGATAGTGTAAGTGGTTCGATCCGGCCACCGAAGGAGAGGGAAGCGTATTTTGCGCTGCTGAAGGTCGACAAGATCAATGGCGAAGCGCCGGAGGTCGCGAGGGACAAGATCCTTTTCGACAACCTGACGCCTCTCTATCCTCAGCAGAAGTTCGAGCTGGAGCACGGGCCGAAGTCGTTCTCCACGCGCATCATCGACATGCTTTGCCCCATCGGCAAAGGACAGCGATGCTTGATCGTCTCTCCCCCGCGAGCAGGCAAGACGGTGCTGCTTCAGCACCTTGCCAATGCAATCTCTTCGAATCATCCGGATACGACGCTCATTGTGTTGCTCATCGACGAGCGCCCGGAAGAAGTCACCGACATGCAGCGTACGGTGAAAGGAGAGGTCATCAGCTCCACCTTCGACGAGCCCCCCACGCGTCACGTCCAGGTGGCGGAGATGGTCATCGAGAAGGCCAAGCGCTTGGTGGAGCACAAGCACGACGTGGTGATCCTGCTCGACTCGATCACCAGGTTGGCCCGCGCCTACAACACGGTGGTCCCCCCGAGCGGCAAGATCCTCTCCGGCGGTGTCGACTCCAATGCCCTCCACAAGCCCAAGCGATTCTTTGGTGCCGCACGGAACGTGGAGGAGGGGGGGTCCCTCACCATTATCGCCACCGCCCTGGTCGACACGGGGTCCCGCATGGACGAGGTGATCTTCGAGGAGTTCAAGGGGACCGGCAACAGCGAGATCCATCTCGACCGTAAGTTGATGGAGAAGAGGATCTTCCCCTGCCTCGACATCAACAAGAGCGCGACCCGCAAGGAAGAGCTCTTGCTGCCCGAGTGGATCCTGCAGCGCGTCTGGCTACTTCGGCAGCTTCTGCACCCCCTCAACGTCATCGACTCCATGGAATTCTTGCTGGACAAGGTCAGCCGCACGGAGACCAATCAAGAGTTCCTCGAGAGCATGAACCAGTAA
- a CDS encoding GAF domain-containing protein translates to MTARGSRSRDDEARIKQLEERLVRAEKTARALQEVGLALGSILDLDQLLSLILEKIAELLEADRATLYLLDEQRERLLSRITVGGETRSIELPIGVGIAGHVAKIGRTVRVKDAYRDRRFDRGWDEQHGYRTRSILAAPMKNHIGRTIGVVQVLNKRGEQEFSLHDEELLEALATQAAISIDNSRLFLSVIQKNMQLVETKEQLEHRVADLKLLFDLESAMGRAVTMEELAEAVLSEAARACEARTGAMLVDEAESGVFVYVLELDGTTSAADPQTLSSAADHKPVVRRSPLKRGEGLVGWVMVHEESVMVQRGEGSSAASAANGKVHLDYSELRHTQSAPTVDSAIAVPMYGEDEVPIGAVALYNSRHPAGFTQDDRALLRLVSANASTALRLFRSRIERERTERLTSIGRLLSGVMHDMRTPLTVISGYVQLMATAPDQATREDHAKLILKQFDAISAMQREVLEFARGERSILLRKVYLTKFFGDLEKQLASEIEGMGVQLVMELEDRGIARFDEAKLTRVMHNLVRNAAEAMQPDGGRVTIRALRDGSDLVVSVADTGRGIPQEIQARLFKSFTTAGKRGGTGLGLAIVKKIVDEHAGNIDVESSDKGAKFTLRLPQETPPARQASAAGKANKLPTAEPSERGKSSPSGPGQRAKPPPARQSERGRRSSRTES, encoded by the coding sequence GTGACCGCGAGGGGCAGCCGAAGCCGAGACGATGAGGCCCGGATCAAGCAGCTCGAGGAGCGCTTGGTCCGGGCCGAGAAGACGGCGCGTGCTCTCCAGGAAGTCGGCCTCGCGCTCGGCAGCATCCTCGATCTCGATCAGCTCCTCTCTCTCATCCTCGAAAAAATAGCGGAGCTGCTCGAAGCGGACCGAGCGACGCTCTATCTGCTCGATGAACAGCGAGAGCGTCTCCTATCGCGAATCACCGTCGGCGGTGAGACCCGGTCGATCGAGCTGCCCATAGGCGTCGGCATCGCTGGCCACGTGGCCAAAATAGGGCGGACCGTCAGGGTCAAGGACGCCTATCGTGATCGCCGCTTCGATCGTGGCTGGGACGAGCAGCATGGCTATCGGACCCGGTCGATTCTGGCCGCACCCATGAAGAACCACATCGGGCGCACGATTGGTGTGGTTCAAGTGCTCAACAAACGGGGCGAGCAAGAGTTCTCGCTTCACGATGAAGAGCTGCTCGAAGCGCTCGCCACCCAGGCAGCGATCTCCATCGACAATTCTCGGCTGTTTCTCTCGGTCATCCAGAAAAACATGCAGCTCGTCGAGACGAAGGAGCAGCTCGAGCATCGGGTCGCCGATCTGAAGCTGCTCTTCGACCTCGAGAGCGCCATGGGTCGGGCGGTCACCATGGAGGAGCTGGCGGAGGCCGTGCTGAGTGAGGCCGCGCGGGCGTGTGAAGCCAGAACGGGCGCAATGCTGGTAGACGAGGCCGAGTCGGGCGTCTTCGTCTACGTCCTCGAGCTGGATGGGACCACGTCCGCTGCCGACCCTCAGACGCTCTCGTCCGCTGCGGATCATAAGCCGGTGGTCCGGCGCTCCCCCTTGAAGCGAGGCGAGGGGCTGGTCGGCTGGGTCATGGTGCACGAAGAGTCCGTGATGGTGCAGCGCGGAGAGGGCAGCTCGGCGGCCTCGGCGGCCAACGGGAAAGTACACCTCGACTACTCCGAGCTACGGCACACGCAATCGGCTCCCACCGTGGACTCGGCGATTGCCGTTCCAATGTATGGCGAAGACGAGGTGCCGATTGGTGCCGTTGCCCTCTACAACTCGCGACACCCTGCTGGATTCACTCAAGACGACAGAGCACTCTTGCGGTTGGTGTCAGCCAACGCATCGACGGCGCTGCGGCTCTTTCGCTCTCGCATCGAGCGCGAGAGAACCGAACGCCTCACGTCGATAGGCCGCCTCCTCTCAGGGGTCATGCACGACATGAGGACCCCACTCACCGTGATCAGTGGATACGTGCAGCTGATGGCCACGGCGCCTGATCAGGCAACGCGGGAGGATCACGCGAAGTTGATCCTCAAGCAGTTCGATGCGATCAGCGCCATGCAACGGGAGGTACTCGAGTTCGCTCGTGGAGAGCGCAGCATCCTCCTCAGGAAGGTCTACCTGACGAAGTTCTTCGGCGATCTGGAGAAGCAGCTCGCGTCCGAGATCGAAGGCATGGGGGTGCAGCTGGTCATGGAACTCGAAGACCGAGGCATCGCCAGGTTCGATGAGGCAAAGCTGACGCGCGTCATGCACAACCTGGTCAGAAATGCTGCGGAGGCGATGCAGCCGGATGGCGGTCGGGTGACGATTCGTGCCCTCCGTGACGGCTCGGACCTCGTGGTGAGTGTCGCCGATACCGGGAGAGGTATCCCTCAGGAGATCCAGGCCAGACTCTTCAAGTCATTCACGACGGCAGGAAAGCGTGGTGGGACCGGCTTGGGGCTCGCGATCGTGAAAAAAATCGTGGACGAGCACGCTGGGAACATCGATGTGGAGTCGTCGGACAAGGGCGCGAAGTTCACGTTGAGGCTTCCACAAGAGACACCTCCGGCACGCCAGGCGTCCGCAGCTGGCAAGGCGAACAAGCTGCCCACAGCTGAACCGAGTGAGCGCGGGAAATCGTCTCCTAGCGGGCCAGGGCAGCGGGCGAAGCCGCCGCCGGCGAGACAAAGTGAGCGAGGACGGCGCTCCAGTCGTACCGAATCGTAG
- a CDS encoding (Fe-S)-binding protein yields MRELRLPLLESSQAQLEKCVYCPKLCRATCPVSEVEASETVTPWGKMSMAYFAARGDVPVDVEHAAPAWACSNCYACTVRCNHRNDVSGVLTDARTELFERGAAPLAAQRVAREFAAHTATLSRAVDTLVRDTPRARDSGGVRTRDGARSVQVLIGCGYVRHAPDVARDALDAVEALTGAPTRAVRACCGLPLLYAGDQRGFAEAARRLAAEVQTVDGSGNHDAGSQQVPALVVVDPGCARSLLVEYPRLGVKLPAPALFVDLVSGALDRLSQSVSDRRLRYHDPCQLGRGLNRYDQPRAILARVSGRPPEEFAYRRERAECSGAGGLLPATRPETSAGIAERRLEEHRSLGGGLLVTHCAQSLRRFRSRGEPAEDLITLVADAIKPA; encoded by the coding sequence ATGCGCGAGCTTCGCCTTCCTCTCCTCGAGTCCAGCCAGGCGCAGCTCGAAAAATGCGTCTACTGCCCGAAGCTCTGCCGTGCGACGTGCCCGGTCTCCGAGGTAGAAGCCAGCGAGACGGTCACCCCCTGGGGGAAAATGTCGATGGCCTATTTTGCCGCGCGCGGCGACGTCCCCGTCGACGTCGAGCATGCGGCTCCTGCGTGGGCATGTTCGAACTGCTACGCGTGCACGGTGCGGTGCAACCACCGCAATGACGTCTCCGGAGTCCTCACCGATGCGCGCACCGAGCTGTTCGAGCGTGGGGCCGCGCCCCTGGCGGCTCAGCGGGTTGCGCGAGAATTTGCAGCCCACACGGCCACGCTCTCGCGTGCGGTGGACACGCTCGTGCGTGATACCCCACGCGCCCGAGATTCGGGCGGTGTGCGGACCCGTGACGGCGCGAGGAGCGTCCAGGTCCTGATCGGCTGCGGCTATGTGCGGCACGCTCCCGACGTGGCGCGCGACGCCCTCGACGCCGTCGAGGCGCTGACGGGTGCTCCCACGCGGGCTGTGCGTGCTTGCTGCGGGCTGCCCCTTCTCTACGCAGGGGACCAGCGCGGGTTCGCGGAGGCAGCCCGCCGGCTGGCAGCCGAGGTGCAGACGGTCGATGGCAGCGGCAACCACGACGCCGGCTCGCAACAGGTGCCAGCCCTCGTCGTCGTCGATCCGGGCTGTGCGAGGTCGCTGCTCGTCGAGTACCCACGCCTCGGGGTCAAGCTCCCCGCTCCCGCGCTGTTCGTGGACCTCGTGAGCGGCGCCCTCGACCGCCTCTCCCAGTCCGTCTCGGATCGTCGCCTCCGGTACCATGACCCCTGTCAACTGGGCCGAGGACTCAACCGCTACGACCAGCCACGCGCCATCCTGGCCCGGGTTTCTGGGCGACCCCCTGAAGAGTTCGCCTACCGACGTGAGCGCGCCGAGTGTAGCGGGGCTGGAGGACTTCTTCCGGCGACTCGCCCCGAGACCTCGGCGGGGATCGCCGAGCGTCGCCTCGAAGAGCACCGCTCGCTCGGAGGTGGCCTCCTCGTCACCCACTGCGCCCAGAGCCTCCGTCGTTTCCGCAGCCGAGGCGAGCCTGCCGAGGACCTCATCACCCTCGTCGCCGACGCCATCAAGCCCGCATGA